Within Desulfobacter sp., the genomic segment AGGAGACCATTTCAGGGAAGGGATGGGGGCCGCAGGCCGTTCCCAGGACATAGTGGGTGGTGTCCATGTTGGTGACCCAGTCCCTGAAGGCTTCGTTGATGGCGTCCTTGAGGATGCGGGTGCCGTCCTTCACCGGGATGACTTCGGCGCCCAGCTGTTCCATCCAGAAGACATTGGGGCGCTGGCGGAGCACATCCACCTCTCCCATATATATGGTGCAGTCAAATCCGAACTTGGCGGCCATGGTGGCCGTGGCCACCCCGTGCTGGCCGGCCCCGGTTTCGGCGATGACCCGCTTTTTTCCCATTTTTCGCACCATCAGGCCCTGTCCCATGACGTTGTTGGCCTTGTGGGCCCCGGTGTGGTTGAGGTCTTCCCGCTTGATGTATATTTTTGCCCCGCCGAAATGCCGGGTCAGGTTTTCCGCATAGGTCAGGGGGGTGGCCCGGCAGGAATAGGAGGACATGAGGCTGACATATTCCTCCCAGAAGGCGGGATCGTTTTTGATTTCCCGGAACCGGGCCACAAGTTCGTCAAAGGTGGCCACCAGGATTTCCGGCAGGAAGGCGCCGCCAAAGGGGCCGTAGTATCCGCGGTCTTTCATATGTATGTCTCCGTAATTTTATTCATTATTGGTCTCCCTGGATGGTCTGGGAAAAGGCGAACCGGTCGGTGCGGCAGTAAAGGGTGGAGAAGATGGCAGCCGGGGCATCCGGGAAATTGAGGGATCTCCGGACCACCAGGGCGGCCTCTTTGGGGGAGATGCCGATCAATTCGGCTTTTTTTGTCCCCAGGTTTTCCACCTTGAACTGCTGGGTGCCGTTGAGGGGGGTCAGGTAAAAATGCTCGGCCACCACCTGGGCAAGCGACCGGTTGGACAGGTCAATGTCATCAATTCCGGCAAACCGCTCGGGATTCATGAAGATTTCTTCCAAAAGCACGGGCGTCCCCTCTGCCAGGGTCAGCCGGGACATTGAGTAGGCCGATTTTCCGTGGAAGGGGTTGGCCACATCCCTGTCCACCCGCTCCATGGCCATGGGGGAGATAATCCGGGTCTCAACGGGGATCCCCTTGGTTGAAAAGGCCTGGGAGGTGCCGGCCAGGGAAAAGAGGTCCACCCGGGGTGAGGGCTTTTTCACAAAGGTGCCGGCCCCCCGTTTCCTGTAAATCAGCCCCTTTTGGACCAATAGATCCATTGCCTGGCGCACCGTGGGACGGCCGATGCCGTATTTTTTGGCCAGCCCGATTTCTGAAGGGATCATTTCCCCCGGCACATAGATGCCCGAACGGATCCGGTCCTGGAGGACCTCGGCCAGCTGGTGGTATAATGGGATGGGTGAGTCGGGGTTAAGCATATCTGCCTCATCTGGGTTAAATTTGAGGCATGGTAAAATAAATTTGTCAAGTTGTCAAGACATTTGTTCTGATGCATCGATACGGAAAGGCCTGGGAAGCAATGCTGGGGGAGGGCCTGGGGCTCCGACTTCCTGTGTCCGGATTTTTGAAGGGGCGGAAATCATAGGAAACGCCTCGCCCCCAGGTCTAATTTCCCGTTTAAATTTTTCTCTTTAGTTTTTTGGGCTTGAGCGCATACTTGTTCAACCCCTTCAGGTGGGTATCGGAAAGATAATGCCGCCAGTCAATTTGTGAAGCGGAAACCGGAAAAAGGGCCTGGTCGATTTCGCCCATCCGGTTCGACAATGCTAAAAGCTGTTCATTCAGGAAGGTGAAGCAGTGGGAGGTGTAAAAAGAGAAAACCAGTGCCAGCTTTAGGGTGGTTTCAAAATTGGTTAGTGATTTCCGGGAGGTTTTCAGGCCGAGATAATTTTTAATGCGGTACTTTTTTTGTTCAATAAAATACCCTGCAGTAATTAATTGCCTGAACAGCCAGCGCGGAATCATGATAAAGGGTTTTTGGGGTTTGCGGTAAAAGAGCCGTTCAAATTTTTCATAATGGGTTTGGGCGGTATTCCGGATCGTGTTGATGAGAAAGGATATTTTAATTGGATTTTCATTGCTGCTTGAACACTGATAAATCCGGATTTCCGGTTTGCTGCACAATGCCTCGGCAGAGCTCATGATAATGGAATTGGCCACCAGGTCAACGGGTATGATGTCAAGAATGGATCTCGTATTCCCCGGAAACAGCATGACTTTTTCCCTGGCATAGGCAAGGATGAGGGCGTCGGTGACTTTAACGCCTTCGATCCAGCCGGGTTCCGGATCGGTGAGCGCACTCTCTACTATGGAGGGCCGTAGAATGGTCAGGCTTTTACCCTGAAATGCCTTTATCAGAAGCTGTTCGCCCATCCATTTCGTAAAGGTGTAGGTGTCATTCCAGCCGAATTCTGTGGCCAGCCGGATACCCAGATCGATGAGGGCGGTTTCATGCTTCTTTGGGGGCAGGCGTTTTGTTATTTTCCTGATTTCAGTTTCCAGATGGGACAGAAGCGCTCCGATTTCATAGTAGCCCTGGCTTGTGCGGGGCATCAGTTCATGTTCAGGCGCATGTTTCGGCACAACATTCTCTTCTTTGCACACTCCCTTATGATGGCCGTGGACATAGCAGGTTGATACATGAACCAGCGGGCAGTCGCCTGCCAGGCTGGAGAGTCTGATCAGATTTTCCAATGCCAGTGTGTTGATTTTCAGTGCCGTGTCAAGCGGTTCCCGAAAGTTGACCGAGGCGGCGGAATGGACAATGATATCAATTTCAGATGCAAGGGCGGAGAATTGGGAAGGATCCATATTAAAGCAGGCTTCAGTGCATTCTCCGGCAACCAGGCGGACCCGTTTTTTGATCATGCCGACAAAATCGCAGCGGCGCTGTTGTTTCAAAAGATCAAAAATAGAAGAGGCCAATACCTCCTGGTGCAGCCTATTCTGGGCGGATTCGTATTTTTTGTTTGGTCTGAGAATCAGGTAGATTTTCCCGTTTCCCGGCAGGGTTCTGAGCAGTTTTTCAAGCACGACTTTACCAATAAACCCCGTTGCGCCGGTGAGCAGGATATTCTTCCCCGCCAATGCCCTGATGGTCTTTGAGTGATCGATCATCGTCTCCTTTTGCAAAACATTGTTAGAAAATTTTATAATTGTTGCTGAGGTGAGGCACGTATTAAATTAATTATAACAGGCGGTTCGTATTCGGAACCATTTGTTTTTTTAGATTGAGTTGATATTGGTTGTCAAGGGAATATAAGAATATTGAAATTTTCAGAGGGCGATCAAAGACATTTTGAAGTGAATAAAATGAAGTGAAAAAAGTAAGGGCAGGCGATGGTGAATCCAACGCCTGCCCCTGTATTGATATGAAACTTGCTTTTAAGGTATCAGCACCTTTTCCAGGGCCTCCACCATGAAGTCCATTTCCGCCTCATTGATGACCAGGGGCGGGGAGATGCGGATGGTGTGGCCGTGGCTGTCGTTGACCACCAGCCCCAGATCCAGGAGTTTGCGGCAGAATTCCATGGCATTGCCCTTTTTCACCTCTATGCCGATGAACAGGCCCAGACCCCGTACTTCCTTGACATGGGGGGAGCGCCTGCCGATCTCTTGAATCCGCTTTTTAAGGCGCTCACCTTTTTCGGCGGATTGTTCGGCCAGTTTTTCCTCTTCAAAGACCTTGAGGGAGGCGGTGCCGGCCACGCAGGCCAGGGGGTAGCCGCCGAAGGTGGAGCCGTCGGAGCCCTTGGAGAAGATCATGTCCATGAGTCTGGCATTGGTGATGAAGACCGAGAGGGGCACCAGGCCGCCGGAAAGTGCCTTGCCCAGGATGACCCCGTCGGGCACGATGCCTTCGTGCTCAAAGCAGAAGCGTTTGCCGGTACGGCCCATGCCCACCTGAATTTCGTCGCAGACCAGGAGGAGATCGTTGTCATCTGCAACCTCCCTCAGGCCTTTGAGGAATCCCTTGGGCGGGATGAGCATGCCGCCTTCGCCCTGGAGGGGCTCCACCAGGATGCCGCAGGTGTTGGGGGTGACCGCCTTTTTTACGGCTTCAAGGTCGCCGAAGGGGACGGACCTGAAACCCGGGGTCAGGGGGCCGAAGCCTTCACTGTATTTTTTACTGGAGGAGAAGGAGACCACGGAGATGGTCCGGCCGTGGAAATTGTTGTTGAATACAATGATTTCCTGGCTGCCGTCGGCAATGCCCTTCTGCTTGAACCCGTAGTAGCGCATGGCTTTGATGGCGGTCTCAACGGATTCCACCCCGCCGTTTTTGGGCAGGACCTTGTTGCCGTGGTTGCCGAACCGGGGGGCCATCTGGGGGGCGAATTTAGCTGCTTCGGAAAGGAAAATCCCTAGAGGATCGGTAAAAACGACATTGGAGAGCACAGAGGCATAGTTGCCGAGAAGGGCGTCCATGACCGCGTTGGTGATACTGGGGTGGTGGTGGCCGGGGTTGGCCGCGGAATAGGCGGCCAGGCAGTCCAGGTATTTTTTGCCCTTGTCGTCGGTGAGCCAGCAGCCCTTGGCATGGCGGACCACCAGGTTGATCCGTTCATAGTGGTGGGCGCCGTAATCCTCCTCAAGATTGAAAATGGTCTTGTCGCTCTCGTTGGAGAACCCGTCAAAGTAATGGATTTTTCTCATGGTTGTCATGGCGCACCTCCGTTAAAAATATAAAATGATTAATTGTCTTGTTTAATCAGGGTATAAATCCTTTTTTCGTGGTCTGTCAGGGGCTGGCTCCGGTCCAGGGTTTTTTCAAGGAAGCAGTGGTAAAAGTCATGGCGGAGACTGTCCCGGTTGGCGATGATGAACCATTGGTTCCGGGTCCAGTTGATGGGGGACTCATCTTCGTTGCCGCTCTCAAATATGCCCACCAGGGCTTCCTGTTTGTCCGTGATGATATCGAATGAACGGCCGCCGATTTTGGCGATGAGGTCTTCCTTGTCCGGGTGGGTGACCTGGATGTCAAACCGGTCGGGCACATCCCCCATGGCAATGTAGCGGATGGCCACCCCTCTTTTTTCCGCCGCTTCCAGGGATGCTGCCAGGCGGCGGTCGGCTTCGGGAAAGAGGCGGACGTAGATTTCTTCTGTGGCGGCTCCGATCATGTCCTTGGCCTTGGACATGACATTGTCGTATCCGGTCAGGGTCCAGACATATTCAAAGTCCTCTTTCTGGGAGGCTTTGGTCAGTTCTTTTTCCACCTCGGCAATGTTTGTGTTGAATTCCCGCTTCAAACGACGTATCAATTCATCCGACGGCAGGGGGGCGTACTGCCCGGCCTGGACCTCTATGACATAGCCCTTGGCAATGAGGCTGCGCAGCACGTCGTAAATCCGGGACCGCGCAATGCCGGACACCTTGGAGAGCTGGGATCCGTTTACCGGGTGGCTGCCCACCAGGGCCATATAGCATGAAGCCTCATACTGGGAGAAGCCGAGCTGGGTTAATGCTGATCTGTTATCCATATAATTTCATTACACTCTTTTTATGTTGCTACCT encodes:
- a CDS encoding TrmB family transcriptional regulator gives rise to the protein MDNRSALTQLGFSQYEASCYMALVGSHPVNGSQLSKVSGIARSRIYDVLRSLIAKGYVIEVQAGQYAPLPSDELIRRLKREFNTNIAEVEKELTKASQKEDFEYVWTLTGYDNVMSKAKDMIGAATEEIYVRLFPEADRRLAASLEAAEKRGVAIRYIAMGDVPDRFDIQVTHPDKEDLIAKIGGRSFDIITDKQEALVGIFESGNEDESPINWTRNQWFIIANRDSLRHDFYHCFLEKTLDRSQPLTDHEKRIYTLIKQDN
- a CDS encoding GntR family transcriptional regulator, with amino-acid sequence MLNPDSPIPLYHQLAEVLQDRIRSGIYVPGEMIPSEIGLAKKYGIGRPTVRQAMDLLVQKGLIYRKRGAGTFVKKPSPRVDLFSLAGTSQAFSTKGIPVETRIISPMAMERVDRDVANPFHGKSAYSMSRLTLAEGTPVLLEEIFMNPERFAGIDDIDLSNRSLAQVVAEHFYLTPLNGTQQFKVENLGTKKAELIGISPKEAALVVRRSLNFPDAPAAIFSTLYCRTDRFAFSQTIQGDQ
- a CDS encoding SDR family oxidoreductase encodes the protein MIDHSKTIRALAGKNILLTGATGFIGKVVLEKLLRTLPGNGKIYLILRPNKKYESAQNRLHQEVLASSIFDLLKQQRRCDFVGMIKKRVRLVAGECTEACFNMDPSQFSALASEIDIIVHSAASVNFREPLDTALKINTLALENLIRLSSLAGDCPLVHVSTCYVHGHHKGVCKEENVVPKHAPEHELMPRTSQGYYEIGALLSHLETEIRKITKRLPPKKHETALIDLGIRLATEFGWNDTYTFTKWMGEQLLIKAFQGKSLTILRPSIVESALTDPEPGWIEGVKVTDALILAYAREKVMLFPGNTRSILDIIPVDLVANSIIMSSAEALCSKPEIRIYQCSSSNENPIKISFLINTIRNTAQTHYEKFERLFYRKPQKPFIMIPRWLFRQLITAGYFIEQKKYRIKNYLGLKTSRKSLTNFETTLKLALVFSFYTSHCFTFLNEQLLALSNRMGEIDQALFPVSASQIDWRHYLSDTHLKGLNKYALKPKKLKRKI
- a CDS encoding aspartate aminotransferase family protein → MTTMRKIHYFDGFSNESDKTIFNLEEDYGAHHYERINLVVRHAKGCWLTDDKGKKYLDCLAAYSAANPGHHHPSITNAVMDALLGNYASVLSNVVFTDPLGIFLSEAAKFAPQMAPRFGNHGNKVLPKNGGVESVETAIKAMRYYGFKQKGIADGSQEIIVFNNNFHGRTISVVSFSSSKKYSEGFGPLTPGFRSVPFGDLEAVKKAVTPNTCGILVEPLQGEGGMLIPPKGFLKGLREVADDNDLLLVCDEIQVGMGRTGKRFCFEHEGIVPDGVILGKALSGGLVPLSVFITNARLMDMIFSKGSDGSTFGGYPLACVAGTASLKVFEEEKLAEQSAEKGERLKKRIQEIGRRSPHVKEVRGLGLFIGIEVKKGNAMEFCRKLLDLGLVVNDSHGHTIRISPPLVINEAEMDFMVEALEKVLIP